In Spirosoma sp. KUDC1026, the sequence AAAGATTCGATCCGTCTGCGCTTTGTCGTCCCGTTTGCCAGCAATGTTACGCACTGCTGACATCTCGAACCCATAGTTGATAAGTAGGGTAAAATAAGCGATGTACGCCTGAGAAAAATTCAGAAGACCAAGTCTTTCTGGCCCAATAATTCGAACAATATAAGGCACTGTTAACAGGGGTATCAGGAAATTAGCTACCTGCACACTGAACAGCGACGCAACATTGATCATGAAACGTTTCAGGACCGACTTCGATAAGTCCGGCTCTGAAACCTTATTTACTTCTTGTACTAAATTATCCGTTTCACTCATCAGTATGCACCTACCAACCTTTGGTTTTTCCTGTTAACATTGACTTAATTGTCCACCAACAGATTTTGATATCCAGCCACGGTGATTGACGACGGATATAAAGTTGATCATACCGAACGCGATGCTGCATCTGGTGCGCTTTGCTGGTTTCTCCCCGCGCTCCACGTACCTGTGCTAAGCCAGTAATACCCGGACGCACGTAGTACCGGTGGGAGTAACCATCAATCTCATTCCAATATTGTTCATCCAGTAGCAGGGGGTGCGGACGTGGTCCGACCAAACTCATGTCTCCCAGTAATACGTTAACAAACTGAGGCATTTCGTCCAGATTAGTTCTACGGAGGAATTCACCAATTTTGGTCACCCGACTATCCTTTAATTTAGCCTGGCTGAAAACGGCTCCTTTTTCATATTTCATGGTCCGAAACTTGAAGCAGAGAAATGGTTTCCCATTACGTCCGGTTCTGGTTTGCATGAAGATGATAGGCCCTGGCGAGCTCATACGGATTAGAAACCCAAGAAGCGGAATAAGCCAGATAAGTATAGCAACTGTTATAAACGAAGCCACTAAAACATCAAAAATCCGTTTCATAACACGATTGGTAATCGGCTGTGTAACGTTATTGCTTACTTCAAAAACTGGTTTCCCACTTCCCTGCTGGGTTATTGGAACCGGGTTGAAATCGGTAAAAGTTACCATAACTGTTACTGTTTAAGAATGGATCGGACAGACTGATACGCCGGTAGCCAGTTTCGTTTATCGGCTTGAGCGTAGTACTTGTTCTTTTTGTTACCGTTGCCGTAGTAGTAGCCGCCTTCCCCTTCAACCGTATTTAGAACTAGGTTGAGTCGGTTGAACCGGTTTTCCCGATAAAGCATATCAATCATTTTGAGATAGCTTTTTGGCGTTACAGAATGCCGAACCACATAAAGAGTAGTATCTGCTAATGGAGCAATAACTTGAGCATCTGAAACAAGACCAACCGGAGGAGTGTCGATAATAATAGACTGAAAACGTTCTTTCAGTTCCGCTATCATTTGCTCAAGACGCGGGTCATTCAGCAATTCGGATGGATTCTGTGACGCCGTTCCGCTAGGAATGATAAAGTAATTCTTATAGCCGGGCACCGGTTGTATTACTTCATCCAGTGATGCCTCTCCCAGAATGTAGTTAGAAACTCCAGGTGTGTTATCGATATTAATAAGCTGGTGCAGCTTAGGAATCCGTAAATCCATATCGATAATAACGGTCATCTTATTAACTAACGCCAAACTGGCACCGAGGTTCATCGAAATAAACGATTTCCCTTCTCCGCTAATACTTGACGTAAACATAATCACCTGATTAGCAGACGGATCATCTCGTAAAAACTGCAGATTAGTTCGAATTGTCCGAATTTGTTCGGCAATCATGGAGCGGTTCTTTTCGGTAATCACCAGAGCCTTGTTCTGACGCTCTTTGGAGAGTTCACCCAGGATAGGAACAGCCGTATTTGCTTCAACGTCCTGACGGCGCATAATACGGTTATTGAACAGATCTTTACCAGCCACAACGCCTAAAGGAAGAAGTAGTCCTACCAATCCGAAGAGCATGAAAAATAGCGGCTTAACAGGTTTTACGGGCGTATCGGAGCTTTCTGCCGGGCTAATCGTACGGCTATCTGAAACAGCAGCAGCAAAAGCCATTGCCGTTTCTTCTCTTTTCTGAAGCAGCAAGTTGTAGAGGCTTGTTTTTATCGACTGTTCACGGGTGATGTTCATTAAAGACCGTTCCTGCTGCGGAATAGACCGAATCTGACTCTCTAGGTCTGTGTTCTTTGCCACATAACCTTCCTTCGATCGGTTCAGCATGGTCTTCATTGTCTGAACATTCTCAATAATGTTTTTCTTAGTTGTCTTGATCTGGGTATCCAGCGACTGCAACGTTGGGTTCTCATCCGATACGGTTCGGGACAGATCATTACGCTGTAATTCCAGTTGCGACATTTTTGCGATCAGACTCAACAGCACAGGATCGCTCAAACCAACAGTGGCAGGAGTGCCTCCTCTATTAGAGGACTGACTATTAATGTATTGCTGTAAATCGTTCAGAGCGGCCAGTTGAATATTAACCTGGTTTAGCTGGCTGTCATTCTCTTTAGCTGTCTGCAGAAAGGTCTGAGCCTGAGCACTTAAATCGGTTATTCCCTGATTTGCCTTATAGCTTTCTACATTTCGTTCGACAGAAGCCAGTTCACCGGTTACCATCCGCAGTCGGTTATCCAGAAAATCGAGCGTATTGGCAGCCGATTTGTTTTTATCAACAATGGCTGCAGTGTTGTACTCTTTGATTAGCGTATTGAGAATATCTTCCCCGCGTTCAGCAACTGCATCCTCCAGAGTCAGCACAATTACAGACGACAACTTACTGGTTGGCTCTACCTTCATCTTATTAGCCAGCCCTTTTGCCACGCCAGCAACCTGCCCTGCCTGAATTTGTATTCCAGGAAGCGTATCCAGAACCGCAGTGAGCGCACGAACCTGCAAACGGCCATATGGAGTTTGAACCGTTTGATTTAGCGGATAATTAGCCCCATTAATTTGTACGGTTTCGTTAGAAGGAAAAGTCAGTTGAAGCGGCTTTTTGTACAAAGCGTCATTACCCTGCTCAACAATCAGCTGAACTGGCGAATCTTTGTAGATTGCCCGATTGCCGTACTTTGTCTTTTTAAAATAACTGTGTTCAAGATGCAGCTTCTCGACAACGGTGGTCATTAATGATCCCGAGCGCAGAATTTCTACTTCGTTCTCAATTACTTTTTTAGGGGCAACAGGTTGGTTCTCCTGTAAGACCGACTTAACGTCGTTGTCCTTTTTATCGTCAAACAGGACCTTTGCTTCTACTTTATATATGGGCTGCTGAAACAGAAGTACTACGTAAGCAGCAATCAGCATTATGCTGATCGAAACCACAAACCAGGGCCACTTACGCAGGTATTTTAAGATAATCGCCCGTTGTTCAGAGCCATTATTACTCACAACTTGGTAAGGGACATATGAATTGACAGGCGAATTGCCACTACTCATGATTAAAGCAATTTATAGAAGGATGTTATTTAGGTGTTTCGTGCGAAGCCGTTGTATCAGTCAATACAAACTTGGCGTATGATCTAAGGCCTTGTTGAGTCAATTCTTTAACGTGGATACTGTTTTGTCCATTAATAAATCTTTATTACGTCGGTCAGTTGATATAGCATAAGTACAATAAGCTGTACTACGTTTTATCCAACCGCTATTCTGAATTCCTGATTGAAATTTACGCAATCAATCAGCCTTAACAAAATAGGCTTACGGAATGGTACAACATTGTCTTAGTGAATCTATCTACCAAATGTGATAATTTTTGCCTAAAATAATTATATTTATAGTTAATTATAGTATAAGTGAACAAGGATTTTTGACTAAAACGATATCATATATGACTATTTTGATAAAAAACATTAAAACTTTATAAAGTTCTAATATGATCATTCTTTGTAGCCGTTAAATAGATTATAAGTAAAATCAATTTTTATAACTGAAAAAGACAACGGCTATTTTCAGGGTATAATCCAAAAATGTACCCGCACAAATTAGCATACTTATATATATACGCGCACGAGTATATAGGTAGCCTATCTCCGAACTGTCTGTTGACTTCTGACTATTACAGTCGACTCCTCAACCGTTCGTAAAGAGAACGGTTGAGGAGTCGACTGTACCAAAAGCCTTCCTATCAATATAGTCCTTGACTACTTTTCAGTAATGACGACAAAAAGCGATCAATATCCTCTACATTGACATCAACGTTGTCATTGACATACGTATGGTCGACTAATCCATGTTTCAAAACAGAATGAAAACAATAGGCAGAATAATTCAGACCAAGCACGTGGGCCAAATACCTGAAGTATTCAGGCATATAATTAACAGGAAATAATTCGATTAGATGAGCCCCTGGTTTGCACCAGATTATGTTAGCAAACGAAGCTCCGTGAGGCCCAATGATTACCGCAGCATTATAGTAGATCTCTGCCTGCTCAGCAATAGTGCGCGCTTTATCTTCAATAATAGTGAAATTGTATTTCTCTAGTATTTTGATTAGGGAAGGTTCGTTATTAATTTTCCTTCTTCCTGCACGACTGATATAAATTCGTTTGTCGGTACTTGTTCCGGGTTGGAATTTGTTTTGGAAAGCTCTTTTTAGTGAAAGTATATCTGTACTACTAGGGTAAAACCAGCTACCATTATTTCCTAACAAGCAGGTCTCAGCTGAGACCTTGGTGGTTCTACTATCTACAATCTGCTCAGGACTAATATCAAGTAACGCTAGCAGTTCCTTTTCAAAAGTACTATGCATTAGTGGATAGGCAATTACGGCTCTATTCCACTCTGACTCAGACATCACCGCTTTCAAGCGTATCAATTTGGTTATGACGAAATAGATGTAATCGTAATATCCAGACCAATAATGGCTCCAGGGAGCAATCAGTAAATTCGTACGTATTACGTTTCGCTTGTCTGTCTTTAGCTTATCTTTTAAGGCAATCAAATTACCAAAATCAGTATCTAAAATTGACTTACCAATCATTATACTACCATTCTTTAAAAGAATAGCATTTGATTCTTTTGTATCACATTTCCACGCGTATGTTTCTGGAGTAGTAATCCTTTTTTCTGGAAAAATTAGCTTAGTATTATCTACAATATCATATATTTCTGGCAAAACATATTCTTTTTCTTCTTCGCGTTTAACTGAATATATTTTTAATATATTTTTTGTTTCATTCCAACTCAACAATTCAACACCTAGACATTTTGCAACAAACTTAGACTGATTTTTTATATTTCTTTTTACAATAGTCAGAAAGCTTTCCATAACCGTTTTTTATGTATTAAAATACTGCAGACACAATGTATACTACTTCACAGCTAATAAATATTTTACGTACTAGATAATATAAAAATATCTTTACAACATTTATACATGTCAATCCAGTCGGTGTATTATCTAGTTATGATACAGTGATTAAAACTATAGATTTACTCTTTTCGACTCTGTCGTTTTATCATAAATTTATTTAACGTCACAGAAGCTCACCTATAACTCATTGTTAATTCAATAAATTTTAGCATGTTTCAAAGAGATAAAAGTTTATCTTTGTCATTTCTTATGCATTTAATGTGACTCTATCGCATTATGTCTAACAAATCCTTTTTATCCGTTTAGCTGCCCTTCTGTATTGTTATGCTAAAATCTCTAGTTACCTATAGCTTGTTGCTGCTTTTCTTTTTGATAATCTCCCCGGCAATGGGACAAAGTACGTATTATGTATCTGCGGCAGGAAACGACCAAAATGATGGTAGATCGGTCGCCAATGCATTTAAAAGTATAGACCGGGTTAATAATTTATCGTTGCAAGCAGGCGATTCTGTTCTGTTTCGTCGGGGAGATACGTTTAGGGGAACGCTTTTCGTCCGCCAATCTGGTTCACAGGAGCGTCCTATCGTACTTGCCACCTTTGGTACCGGAGCAAAACCAATTTTATCAGGATCGCAACCACTAACGGGCTGGACAAATCTTGGAGGAAACATATGGCAGTCCTCCTGTCAATCGTGCGGGAGTCAGGTAACCGGTGTTTATCGGGATGAAGTTAGTTTACCATTGGGTCGTTACCCAAATGCCGATACACCCAACAAAGGATACTTAACGATCCGGGCTCACACTCAGAAATATCAGATCTTCAGCCAAGAACCGCTGCCTGCAAATATTGACTGGAAGGGTGGCGAGGTTGTTATGCGACCGACCCAGTGGATTATCGACCGGGCTATTGTTGATCAGCAGTATGGAGACGCTTTAAACCTGTTCAACTACTCTAACTATGAGCCAGGTGACGGTTGGGGGTTCTTTTTTCAAAGCCATCCCGCTACTCTCGATCAAAACGGCGAGTGGTACTATAATCAAAATGATAAAACCGTTCGATTGTACATGGCCCAGGGCGACCCGAATTCTCTGTCTATTGCTGCCACAGTAAATAGCCGCGGAGTCGAGCTAAATTCCGTATCTAATATTAAGTTTCTGAACCTGCATCTAACCCAATCATTAAATATCAGCTTTTACGCCAACAATGTTTCTAACATTACTTTGACGGGCCTGGACATTATTGATTCGGGAGAAGACGGAATTATCTTTTCAGGAGGAGGCAGTAATATTCTTATTGAGAACTGTCGGATCATCGATGTCAACAACAACGGTGTTTCAATTGCACCCTATCAAAATGTAACATTCCGAGGAAACACTTTACGACATGTTGGTATTGTACCGGGACGAGGTAAAAGTGGTGATGGTCAGTATAACGGATTACAGTCAGCCGCAAATCAAAATGTGCTTATCGAAAATAACATCATTGACAGCGTTGGTTATAATGGATTGACCTTCTGGAATAATACAACCATTCAACAAAATGTCATTTCTAATTACTGCATGACAAAGAGTGACGGCGGTGCTATTTACGCTTGGAATGGACCCAAAAACTCGATGACTAATATTAAAATGTTGTCAAACATTATATTCAACGGCATTGGGGCCCCAGAAGGGTCTTTTCGAAATGGTTACTCAGGAGCGAATGGTATTTTCTTGGATGACTGTATCGAAAACGTTGAAATTCGAAATAACACTGTTTTCAAAAACCACCAGTGGGGTATTTATTTACACGCAACCAGTAGAATCACAGCAACTGGTAATACGGTATTCAATAATGGCAGTGCTCAATTTGTTATGTACCACAATGCAGGGCAATGTCTTTTTCGGGAAAATACAATCAAGAAAAATATTTTCTTTAGTAAAACTACAGATCAATTAGCGGGTCAGTATGAATCTCATATTGATGACTTACCCCAGTTTGGCGTTATTGATAGTAATTATTATGCTCGTCCCTTCGATCAGCTGTCGATGATCAGAGGCATAAAAAACTACGGAATAGGCAACAACTTTTCGCTTCCCGACTGGACGGCATTTTCAGGTCATGATGTACATTCTACAGCGAGTCCAGTCACGTACAGCCAATACCAGAGTAATGGTTATGGTGGTACTACTCGTCTTAATGATACGTTTACCAATGATAATGCGGGCTGGACCACGTTTAGTGCCTTTAACAATGCGGAAGCTTCCTGGGATAATACAAACAAACTGGATGGTGGAAGCCTGCGGGTGGGCTTTACTACCCCAACGGGACAGGGGCATGCATCATTTATGCTGGCGTACAAAAACTTTGGAGCAGTAACGCAGGGAAAAACGTATCTATTGCGCTTTGACGCCGTGGCGTCGGCACCTCAGCTCGTCTATGTATATATTCGAAAGGGAGACTTTGGAAAAGAATTTGACAGACGCTATGCCTTAACCTTCGATCCAGTGCGTAAAAGCTATGAACTTCCGTATACCTCGTCGGATACCGAAGGCAGCACTATCGTGATTTTTGAGATGTTTGAAGATGGCCCTCGTTTCTGGATTGATAACGTACGTCTTCAGGAAGATGCAGTTGTACGTAATAATCCGGATGATTATATAAAATTTGCCTACAACCCAACGGCAAAGGATAGCCTAGTTACTATTAACGGCTTTTACCGAGATGCTAAAAATCAGGCTTATAATAATCAGTTTGTTCTGAAACCCTTCTCATCAGTAGTGTTGATGAAGAGTGAGCCTGTTCGTTCGGCAGTCGATTTAAGTTTAACGCTGGAAGCTGATAAGCGAACCGTTAGGATTGATGAAGCCGTTACCCTTCAGATCAAGATTCGTAATAACAGCGATACAACGGCTGGACAGACCCGTTGGAATTGTCGCCTGCCGGCCAATCTTCAATTTATAAACAGCAATGGCCAGGCATTAAACGACAATGTTTTGAGTGGCGATATTCAGCAAATTCTTCCCCGTTCCCAGGCAACTGCAGTCGTCCGGGTCAAGGCCACGGCCGGAGGCTCCTATCAAACAGCCGTTCAAATAACGTCAACGACTTCGCCCGACCCCGATAGTACCCCTAATTCTGGTACGGGTGACGGAGAAGATGATACCGCAACGATCGACTTACGGGTTCTCGGAAATGACGAATCTGTTTATTCGTCCCCCAACCCGAACCAACGACCACTACCGGCAGTTGCCAGCAACCAGCCTACAGCCGATCCGAACAAAGCAGACCTTAGCCTGCGAATGGCTTTAAGTAAACGTACAATTGTATCGGGAGAAACGATTACCTGTACATTGTACATTAACAATGCCGGC encodes:
- a CDS encoding right-handed parallel beta-helix repeat-containing protein — encoded protein: MLKSLVTYSLLLLFFLIISPAMGQSTYYVSAAGNDQNDGRSVANAFKSIDRVNNLSLQAGDSVLFRRGDTFRGTLFVRQSGSQERPIVLATFGTGAKPILSGSQPLTGWTNLGGNIWQSSCQSCGSQVTGVYRDEVSLPLGRYPNADTPNKGYLTIRAHTQKYQIFSQEPLPANIDWKGGEVVMRPTQWIIDRAIVDQQYGDALNLFNYSNYEPGDGWGFFFQSHPATLDQNGEWYYNQNDKTVRLYMAQGDPNSLSIAATVNSRGVELNSVSNIKFLNLHLTQSLNISFYANNVSNITLTGLDIIDSGEDGIIFSGGGSNILIENCRIIDVNNNGVSIAPYQNVTFRGNTLRHVGIVPGRGKSGDGQYNGLQSAANQNVLIENNIIDSVGYNGLTFWNNTTIQQNVISNYCMTKSDGGAIYAWNGPKNSMTNIKMLSNIIFNGIGAPEGSFRNGYSGANGIFLDDCIENVEIRNNTVFKNHQWGIYLHATSRITATGNTVFNNGSAQFVMYHNAGQCLFRENTIKKNIFFSKTTDQLAGQYESHIDDLPQFGVIDSNYYARPFDQLSMIRGIKNYGIGNNFSLPDWTAFSGHDVHSTASPVTYSQYQSNGYGGTTRLNDTFTNDNAGWTTFSAFNNAEASWDNTNKLDGGSLRVGFTTPTGQGHASFMLAYKNFGAVTQGKTYLLRFDAVASAPQLVYVYIRKGDFGKEFDRRYALTFDPVRKSYELPYTSSDTEGSTIVIFEMFEDGPRFWIDNVRLQEDAVVRNNPDDYIKFAYNPTAKDSLVTINGFYRDAKNQAYNNQFVLKPFSSVVLMKSEPVRSAVDLSLTLEADKRTVRIDEAVTLQIKIRNNSDTTAGQTRWNCRLPANLQFINSNGQALNDNVLSGDIQQILPRSQATAVVRVKATAGGSYQTAVQITSTTSPDPDSTPNSGTGDGEDDTATIDLRVLGNDESVYSSPNPNQRPLPAVASNQPTADPNKADLSLRMALSKRTIVSGETITCTLYINNAGGAAAGSATVQYELPNGLEVADAAGWSVSGRSLTTTLNNIAAGATSSVSFRARAVRSGDWTTKAQISAASVSDPDSTPGNGFDNGEDDQTQVSVRVK
- a CDS encoding glycosyltransferase family 61 protein, producing the protein MESFLTIVKRNIKNQSKFVAKCLGVELLSWNETKNILKIYSVKREEEKEYVLPEIYDIVDNTKLIFPEKRITTPETYAWKCDTKESNAILLKNGSIMIGKSILDTDFGNLIALKDKLKTDKRNVIRTNLLIAPWSHYWSGYYDYIYFVITKLIRLKAVMSESEWNRAVIAYPLMHSTFEKELLALLDISPEQIVDSRTTKVSAETCLLGNNGSWFYPSSTDILSLKRAFQNKFQPGTSTDKRIYISRAGRRKINNEPSLIKILEKYNFTIIEDKARTIAEQAEIYYNAAVIIGPHGASFANIIWCKPGAHLIELFPVNYMPEYFRYLAHVLGLNYSAYCFHSVLKHGLVDHTYVNDNVDVNVEDIDRFLSSLLKSSQGLY
- a CDS encoding GumC family protein; amino-acid sequence: MSSGNSPVNSYVPYQVVSNNGSEQRAIILKYLRKWPWFVVSISIMLIAAYVVLLFQQPIYKVEAKVLFDDKKDNDVKSVLQENQPVAPKKVIENEVEILRSGSLMTTVVEKLHLEHSYFKKTKYGNRAIYKDSPVQLIVEQGNDALYKKPLQLTFPSNETVQINGANYPLNQTVQTPYGRLQVRALTAVLDTLPGIQIQAGQVAGVAKGLANKMKVEPTSKLSSVIVLTLEDAVAERGEDILNTLIKEYNTAAIVDKNKSAANTLDFLDNRLRMVTGELASVERNVESYKANQGITDLSAQAQTFLQTAKENDSQLNQVNIQLAALNDLQQYINSQSSNRGGTPATVGLSDPVLLSLIAKMSQLELQRNDLSRTVSDENPTLQSLDTQIKTTKKNIIENVQTMKTMLNRSKEGYVAKNTDLESQIRSIPQQERSLMNITREQSIKTSLYNLLLQKREETAMAFAAAVSDSRTISPAESSDTPVKPVKPLFFMLFGLVGLLLPLGVVAGKDLFNNRIMRRQDVEANTAVPILGELSKERQNKALVITEKNRSMIAEQIRTIRTNLQFLRDDPSANQVIMFTSSISGEGKSFISMNLGASLALVNKMTVIIDMDLRIPKLHQLINIDNTPGVSNYILGEASLDEVIQPVPGYKNYFIIPSGTASQNPSELLNDPRLEQMIAELKERFQSIIIDTPPVGLVSDAQVIAPLADTTLYVVRHSVTPKSYLKMIDMLYRENRFNRLNLVLNTVEGEGGYYYGNGNKKNKYYAQADKRNWLPAYQSVRSILKQ
- a CDS encoding sugar transferase, whose protein sequence is MVTFTDFNPVPITQQGSGKPVFEVSNNVTQPITNRVMKRIFDVLVASFITVAILIWLIPLLGFLIRMSSPGPIIFMQTRTGRNGKPFLCFKFRTMKYEKGAVFSQAKLKDSRVTKIGEFLRRTNLDEMPQFVNVLLGDMSLVGPRPHPLLLDEQYWNEIDGYSHRYYVRPGITGLAQVRGARGETSKAHQMQHRVRYDQLYIRRQSPWLDIKICWWTIKSMLTGKTKGW